Below is a window of Geomonas oryzisoli DNA.
CCAAGGGGGTCATCTTCCCGAGGAAGGGTATCTTCGAATTGAAGAAGATGGTGGAAGAAGAAGACGGTGAGATCATGCTGGGCTTCATGGACAACAGCGCCGTCATCAAGAAGGGGAACACCGTGGTCGTGATGCGTCTCATCGACGGCGAGTTCCCGGACTACACCAAGGTTATCCCGGTCGCCAACGACCGCATCGTACAGATCAACCGCGACAAGTTCCTGCACTCCCTGAAAAGGATGTCGATCCTCTCCTCCGAGAAGTTCAAAGGGGTGAAGATCGACGTCAATCCGGAACTGGTGATCATTTCCTCCAGCAACCCGGAACTGGGCGAGGCACGCGAGGAGATCGAGATTGATTACGACGGCAACAGCATCTCGGCCCGCTTCAACGCCAAGTACCTGATCGACGTGCTCTCGGTCATGGAACAGCGTGAGGTGGAGCTGAAACTGAAGGACGAGCTCTCCCCGGTGATCATGAAAGCGGCCGACGGCGAAGAGTTCCTGGCGGTCATCATGCCGATGAGGCTCTAGAAGCAAGGTTGAGGTCAAGTTTTGGTTTGGGAGAGGCAAATCCCCCCTGCCCCCCCTTCGCAAAGGGGGGAACTTGAGCGGGGAGAAATACTTCGTGACCAGCTGCGGCAAAGCTTCCCCGAGAGTCGCTGGAGCACCATCGCAAAGTGGGAGCGGCACCATAACCTAAACCTCGGCCTGTTTTTGAATGAAACTTATAAAACTCAAACTTGCTTCATTCCGTAACCTGCAGAACATCGAGCTTGTTCCGGGCAAGAAGTTCAACGTTTTTTACGGCAACAACGGCCAGGGCAAGACCAACCTGCTGGAATCGATCTACCTCCTCGCCACGATGAAGTCATTCAAACAGGCGAAAAACGTCGAGCTGATCGCGTTCGGCTCGGAGTTCGCCCTGGTTAAGGGGATAGTGGAGAGGGACCGGGTCAGCAGGGAAATAGCGGTCCTTCTGGAGAAGCAGGGCAAGAAGGCGAAGATAGACGCGAAGCTGGCCACCCGGCTGGACGACTTCTTCGGCAGTTTGAATGTGGTGCTCTTCACGCCGGAAGAGATCACCATGGTGCGCGGGGGACCGGACCTGCGACGCAGGTACCTGGACCGGGCGGTCTTCACCTGTGATCTGAGTTACCTGGCCGCCTTCCACGACTACTCGAAGATCCTCAAGAACCGCAACGCCCTGTTGAAGGTCGGCGACGGCAGCGGGATGGAGGTCTGGACCGAGCAGTTGATCCAGGCGGCACAGCTGGTGATCGAGAGAAGAAAGGCTTACTTGGGCGAGATCGGGAAACTGCTGCAGGGGTTCTACAGCGAGATTTCCGGCAACGACGAGACGGTGCAGATCGAATACCGGCTGCACGGGGTGGACGAGAAGGCCTTCGCCGAGAATCCTTCCGGCGCACTGGCTGACGCCATCAAGGCGCATGCGGCGGAAGAGAAGAGGCGCCAGACCACGGCCATCGGGCCGCACCGGGACGACCTCTACTTCGGGTTGAACGGCCGCTCGGCCCGGCACTTCGCCTCGCAGGGGCAGCAGAGGTCCTTCGTGCTGGCGCTCAAGATGGCGGAGATCGAGTACATCACCAGGTGCTTCGAGGCGCCGCCGGTACTCCTGCTGGATGACATGACCAGCGAGCTGGACCGGGAGCGCAACAAGAACCTGATGGATTTCTTGAAGAAAAGAGAGATGCAGGTTTTCATCACCACCACGTCGCTCTCCAACGTGGCGATCGAGGAGATGGACGACAACAGGACCTTCCGCATCAAAGAAGGTCGCATTCTCGAGTAACGATGCGCAAGTTGTTCTCGTTCCCAAGGTCCACCTTGGGAACGCAAAGCTGGAGCTTTGCGCCATATGAGGGTTCCCAAGCTGGAGCTTGGGAACCAGGAAAAGGACGCATTCTCGGATAGTTGTAGCTGACGCTCCTCCCCCCGGAGGGGGGAGGTTGGGAGGGGGCTTGCTTGCATAAAGACTTCCCCCTCCCCTGCCCCTCCCCCTCCTGGGGAGGGAAATTGAGTAATTGAACTTTCTTGAAAGAGGTAACGATGAGCTCAGAAGAACAAAGCGATTACGGGGCGGATAAGATCCAGATTCTGGAAGGACTGGAAGCGGTAAGAAAGCGTCCGGCCATGTACATCGGTTCCACCGCTGCTCAGGGTCTGCACCACCTGGTTTACGAGCTGGTGGACAACGCCATCGACGAGGCGCTGGCCGGCTACTGCGACGCGGTCCAGGTCACCATCCACCTGGACGGCTCGGTGACGGTCGAGGACAACGGCCGCGGCATCCCGACCGACATGCACCCCACCGAGGGGAGGTCGGCGGCGGAGGTCGTTCTCACCGTGCTCCATGCCGGCGGCAAGTTCGACAACTCCTCCTACAAGGTTTCCGGCGGCCTGCACGGCGTCGGCAGCTCGGTCGTCAACGCGCTCTCCACCAAGCTCGAGCTGGAGATCCGCCGCAACGGCAACCTCTACACGCAGAGCTACAGAAGGGGCGTGCCCCAGGCGCCGCTCGCCATCACCGGCGAGACCAAGCGCCGCGGCACCAAGATCACCTTCCTTCCCGATGGCGAGATCTTCGAGACCACCGAGTTCTCCTTCGACGTCCTCTCCAAGCGCCTCAGGGAGCTGGCGTTCCTCAACGCGGGTGTGCGCATCAAGATCCACGACGAGCGCACCGAGAAGGACCACGACTTCTTCTACGAAGGCGGCATCCGGAGCTTCGTAGAATACCTGAACAAAAACAAGAACCTGGTCAACCCGGACCCGATCTACATCAAAGGTGAGAAAAGCGGCGTCGATATCGAGATCGCCATGCAGTACAACGACTCGTACGACGAGAAAGTGTTCTCCTTCGCCAACAACATCAACACCCACGAGGGGGGCACCCACCTGGTCGGCTTCAAAGCGTCCCTGACCAGGACCATGAACAACTACGCCACAGCCAACAACCTTCTGAAAAATGTGAAGGTGGCCATCTCCGGCGACGACCTGCGCGAAGGGCTCACCGCGGTCATCTCGGTCAAGATCTCGCAGCCGCAGTTCGAGGGGCAGACCAAGACCAAGCTGGGCAACTCCGAGGTGAAAGGGTACGTCGAGACCTTGATGAACGAGAAGCTCGCCACCTACCTGGAAGAGAACCCGGCCATGGCCAGGAAGATCCTGGAGAAGTCCATCGACGCGGCCCGCGCCCGCGAGGCGGCCAGGAAGGCCCGCGAACTGACCCGCCGCAAGGGGGCGCTCGAGGTGGGCACCCTCCCCGGCAAGCTGGCCGACTGCCAGGAGAAGGATCCGGCGCTGTGCGAACTGTTCCTGGTCGAGGGTGACTCCGCAGGGGGCTCGGCGAAGCAGGGGCGTGACCGCAAGTACCAGGCGATCCTCCCCTTGAAGGGTAAGATCCTCAACGTCGAGAAGGCGCGCTTCGACAAGATGCTCGCCTCACAGGAGATCAGGACCCTGATCTCGGCCCTGGGCACCTCGATCGGCAAAGAAGACTTCGACATCGCGAAGCTCCGTTACCACCGCATCATCATCATGACCGATGCGGACGTCGACGGCTCCCACATCCTCACGCTTTTGCTCACCTTCTTCTTCCGCCAGATGATGGAGCTGATCGAGCGCGGTTACCTCTACATCGCCCAGCCGCCTCTGTACAAGATCAAGCGCGGCAGGAAAGAGCAGTACCTGAAGAACGAAGCGGCGCTGCAGGCTTACCTCCTCGAGGAAGGGACCGAGGAAATGACGCTGAAGCTCGGCTCCGGCAGCGACGAGCGCGTCTACCGCGGCAAGCAGATCATCCCGATCCTCACCCAGCTGATCGACTACGACGAGCTCTTCGACAAGGTGGTCAAGAAGGGGATCAACGAACTGCTCTTGAAGGTCTTCCTGAAGGCCGGCATCAAGCCGGGCCTGGAGGAGATGTCCGACCTCATCGCGCTGTTGCCCAAGATGAAGGAGGCCTATCCCGAGGTGGAAGCACAGGTATTCGACGAAAGCATCATCTTCGCGTTCGGGAACCTGAGGGTGAAGATAGACCAGCAGATCTTCGAGGTGCTGGAGTCCTACGAGTACGCCATGCTGCTCGACAACCACAAGCGGGTCCGCTCGGTGATGGGAGCGGGCGCAGGGGTGATCCTGGGGCCGGAAGACAAGGTGATGTTCGAGAGCGAGAGCCAGGGCGAGATCCTGTCCTGGTTCATGGAGAGCGCCAAGAAGGGTCTCTACATCCAGCGCTACAAAGGTCTGGGCGAGATGAACCCGGAGCAGCTCTGGGAGACCACCATGCACCAGGAGAACAGGGTGCTGTTGCAGGTGAAGATAGAGGACGCCGTGGCGGCCGAGGAGATCTTCACCGTGCTCATGGGCGACCAGGTCGAGCCGCGCCGCGACTTTATCGAGCAGAATGCCTTGAACGTGAGCAACCTGGACGTCTAGTACCTCTCGTTGATGCAGCCCCACAGCTTACACCTTCCCCCTCCCTAACCCTCCCCCTCCGGGGGCGGGAACCCTTGGGGGAGTTGGGTATGACGCGTGAGAGCTTGTTAAGATCGCGGGATGCTTAAGAAAAAAAAATTTCCCCTCCCTTCGGGAGGGGATAGCGTTTTGCATATATCTACTGCAAATCAATTGTGAGGGCGTTTTTCGGGGGATTTCACCCAAAGGCGCCGCCTTTTGACCGGAAAGGGTTTCCTAAATGCTGAATCAACTGAACAAGGTATCGGTAAACATCGAAGACGAGATGAAGCGCTCCTACATGGACTACGCCATGTCGGTCATCGTCGGCCGCGCGCTTCCGGACGTACGCGACGGCCTGAAGCCAGTGCACAGGCGCTGCCTCTACGCCATGTACGACATGTCCAACGACTGGAACAAGCCGTACAAGAAATCGGCCCGCGTCGTCGGCGACGTCATCGGTAAGTACCACCCGCACGGCGACACCGCCGTCTACGACACCCTGGTCAGGATGGCCCAGGACTTTTCGCTTCGGTACCCGCTGGTCGACGGCCAGGGCAACTTCGGCTCCATCGACGGCGACTCCCCGGCGGCGATGCGTTACACCGAGATCAGGATGGAGCAGCTCGCCCACGAACTGCTGAACGACCTGGACAAGGAAACTGTCCCCTTCGGCCCGAACTACGACGACTCCTTGAAGGAGCCGCTGGTCCTCCCCTCCAAGTTCCCGAACCTGTTGGTGAACGGCTCGGCCGGCATCGCGGTCGGCATGGCGACCAACATCCCGCCGCACAACCTCTCCGAGGTGGTGGACGCCATCGTGGCCATCATCGAGAACCCGCAGCTCTCCTTCGAGGAGCTGGTTGAGCTGATCCCGGGTCCGGACTTCCCGACCGGCGGCTTCATCTACGGCCGCGAAGGGATCATGAAGGCCTACTCCACCGGCCGCGGCATCATCCAGATGCGCGCCAAGGTGCAGATAGAGACCCAGAAAAAGACCGAGCGCCAGTCCATCGTGGTCACCGAGATTCCGTACCAGGTGAACAAGGCGAAGCTCGTCGAGAAGATCGCCGAGCTGGTCAAGGAGAAGAAGATCGAGGGGATCTCCGACCTCAGAGACGAGAGCGACCGCGAGGGTATGCGCATCGTCATCGAGCTCAAGAAGGACGAGAACCCGACCATCATCCTGAACCACCTGTACAAGCAGACCCAGATGCAGTCCTCGTTCGGCATCATCATGCTGGCCATCGTGCACAACAGGCCGCGCGTCCTGACGCTGAAGGAGACCATCGAGTTCTTCATCGAGCACAGAAAAGAGATCGTCACCCGCCGCACCATCTTCGACCTGAAGAAGGCCGAGGCCCGGGCCCACATCCTGGAAGGCTTGAAGATCGCCCTGGACAACCTGGACGAGGTGATCGCCCTGATCAAGGCGAGCGCCTCGCCGGCCGAGGCGAAGGTAGGCCTCATGGAGAAGTTCGGTCTCTCCGACCTGCAGGCCCAGGCCATCCTGGACATGAGGCTGCACCGCCTGACCGGTCTCGAGCGTGAGAAGATCCTCGAGGAGCTGCGCGAGATCCTGAAGTACATCGCCCGCCTGAAGGAGATCCTCGCCTCCGAGGCCGAGATCCTGAAGATCATCGTGGGCGAACTGCTGGAGCTCAAAGACAAGTTCGGCGACAAGCGCCGTTCCGAGATCGTCATGCAGACCGCGGACATCTCGCTTGAGGACACCATCGTCGAGGAAGACATGGTGGTCACCATCTCCCACACCGGCTACATCAAGCGTAACGCGGTCACCCTGTACCGCGCCCAGCGCCGCGGCGGCAAAGGGAAGACCGGCATGAAGACCAAAGAGGAGGATTTCGTGGAGCAGCTGTTCATCGCCTCCACCAAGGACTACCTCATGTTCTTCACCGATGCCGGCAAGGTGTACTGGCTCAAGGTGTACGAGATCCCGGAAGCGGGCCGCGCTGCGCGCGGCAAGGCGATCGTGAACCTGTTGAACCTCGCCAACAACGAGAAGATCACCACCATCCTCCCGGTGAAGGAGTTCGTGGACGACAAGTTCATCATGATGGCCACGAGAAACGGCGTGGTGAAGAAGACCAACATGATGGAGTACTCGCACCCGAGGGTGGGCGGCATCATCGCCGTCAACCTGGACGAAGGGGACAAGCTCATCTCCGTGGCGCTCACCGACGGCAAGCAGGACGTGCTGCTCGCGACCGCCAACGGCAAGGCGATCCGCTTCAAGGAGGACGACGTCCGCACCGTGGGCCGCGTCTCCCGCGGCGTGCGCGGCATGACCCTCGAGGATGAGGACGTCGTCATCGGCATGGAGATCCTCAACGAGAACTTCACCGACTCCACCATATTCACCGTGACCGAGAACGGCTACGGCAAGAGGACCGAGATCAGCGAGTACCGCACCCAGTCCCGCGGCGGCAAGGGGATCATCACCATCAAGACCACCGAGAGAAACGGGCAGGTGGTGGACATCAAGCAGGTGGTGGACGACAACGACCTGATGCTGATCACCGACCAGGGCAAGATCCTGCGCGTCTCGGTGGCCGGCTTCTCCATCATCGGTCGCAACACCCAGGGCGTGCGCCTCATGGTGAAGGAAGAGAACGAGCGCGTGGTCGCCGTCGCCCGCCTGGCCGAGAAAGAGGACCAGGAAGAGAACGAGGAAGAAAACGATATCGACGAAATCGTCGAACTCGAAGGTGACGGTGGCGAGGGCGAGGAGTAGAGTCGGACGGTCGGACTCGGACCGGTCGGACTAGTCAGACCAGTCCGACTGGTCCGACAAAACAAAAGCAGTAAGCGTCGAACATGTAATCTTTGCCCTCCCCTTGGGAGGGGTGCCATGCAGTGAAAAAGGGTAGGCCCATGCAACAGAGCGTGAAGGTAGACAACTCCCTCAACGAGCGTCGCGACATTCTGGATCTCCTGGTGCGGCTTAAGGGTGACGGCATCTCCATAAGCGAGATGGAACGGATCGGCCACAAGTTCCAGGAGGCGGGCAAACGCGCGCTGCGACCGCTGGTGCGGGAACTCTGGCGCGAAAACTCGGGCGAACTGATCACCAAGTACACGTACATCCTGGACTTCTTCGACACCCAGGACTGGCTGGACCAGTTGATCCAGATCGCGCTCAAACGCCAGGATCTCGCCGCCGACGGCAAGGCCGCCCTGATGATCGCGCTGGAAGGTTACGGCGTCGACGTCCACTCACCCCCCTTCAAGCAGGAAAAAACGGGCTCCGGCGGCACCTCCCTGGGACAGCAGGTCCAGGGCGCCATGCAGCTGGGCGAGGAAGGGATGGTCACCTTCCTGGACGACTTCCTCTCCTACCCCGCCGAGGTGCAGCAAATCGTGATCCGCGAGCTGTGCCACTCGGGCGACAGCCAGTCGCCCCGGTTGCTGGAGGCGATGCTCTGGCACGAGGACCGCGACCTGGTCCACTCCGCACTTGCGGCCCTGGGCAAAATCAGGGATCCCCATGCGGCAGGGGTACTGCAGGACTTCCTGGCGGATTGCGATGCGGAACTGGCTCCCTTCGCGGAGAAGGCGCTGCGCAGGCTCCGCTTCCTGGGGGTGGCCGTACCGCCGCCGCGCAAGCTGCTCCCGTTTCATGCCGGCTATGCGACGCCGCCCGACGGCGACGGCTACCGCTCGCTGCTGCTGTCCCGCTGGGCCGGGCCGGACACGGTCAGTGTGCTTTACATGCAGGTGCACGAGCGGCGCGGGGTGCTGGCGGCTTGGGGTGCCGGGGAACTTACCCTGGACAACTTCCTGGCCGAGGTCGATGGCTTCCGCATGCAGGACAACCTGATCGAGGTGGCGCCGGCGTACCTGCTGGACCTGGTGCGCGACGCCCTTTACTGGAGTCGCGATCTCTGCTACCTTCCCGCAGACTTCTACATGAGGCGCGGCATCTTCGCCGGCGAGGACATGACCCCGGCGCGCTTCACCGAAAAACTCACCGGTCTCCCCCGCTCCCGTCGGCTCAGCTTTCAGGAAGGGGAGCACCTGGCCCAGCGTCTCTTCGCCGACACCTTCTTCTCCGGATGGTTCATGGCCGATCAGCGGGTCTATGACTTCGCCGAGGAGTATCGTAGCGGTAAAGGTGAGCAGGTGCTGGAGCGCTTCTGCGCCGAGCTGCTGGCACCGGAGCTGGAGCTGATTCGGGAGCGGCTGCTGGTGAGCGCGGATCTGATGCGTCGCTGCGGCAGGGACAGCTTCGAGGTGGCGCGGGTCGTGGGACTCGCCGACAGCCTGGTCGACAACCCGTTGCCGCACCATCTGCACCCGTTTCTGCGCCGCTTCGCCATGGAGAGCATGGAAATCGCACGGGAATCGCTGGAGCGTGGTGACGACCCGCCGCTGAGGGCGGTCGAAGAGCTGTAGGAAGAAGAGCCGTCCCGATAAAAACGCCTGCCCCGGCACCAGCGGGGGCAGGCTTCGCTTTTCCCTCGCCTTAGCGCGGGGAATTTTCATTATCGTGTGCTACAATGAAGTCCTCATGAGGGCTCAGATTCTGTAAGAGGGCTTGAATAGATGCTAGAGAAAGTTGCGGTAATAGGTGCCGGCAGCTGGGGCACCACGCTGGCGGATCTCCTCGCCAAGAAGGGACACGAGGTCACCCTTTGGGCCTATGAGCCCGAACTGGTCCTCACCATGCGCGAGACCAGGGAGAACGACCTGTTCCTCCCCGGAATCAAGCTGCAGGACGGGCTTGCCTTCACCAACGACCTCGAGGAAGCCTACCGCGGCTGCACCATGGTACTCTGCGTGGTCCCCTCCCAGCTGGTGCGCCGGGTGATCACCAACTCCCTCCCCTTCATCCCGAAGGATGCGGTCGTCGTCTCCGCCAGCAAGGGGATCGAGGTCGACACCCTTGCCACGGTCTCCGAGATCTATCAGGAGGTCCTCCCCCCCGAGATGTACGCCAGGTTCGCTGCGCTCTCCGGCCCGAGCTTCGCGCGGGAAGTGGCGCAGGAAATGCCTACCGCGGTCGCCGCGGCCGCGGCCGATGAGAAGATCGCCCGCCGGGTGCAGGAAGCCTTCACCACCAGCTTCTTCCGCGTCTACCGCAACGCCGACGTAGTGGGGGTCGAGCTCGGTGGAGCCATCAAGAACGTCATCGCCATCGCCGCCGGTATCTCGGACGGCCTCGGCTTCGGGAGCAACACCCGCGCGGCCCTGATCACCCGCGGCCTTGCTGAGATGACCCGCCTCGGGCTCGCCATGGGGGCTCAGCCCGCAACCTTTGCGGGGCTGGCAGGGATGGGGGACCTGGTGCTAACCTGCACCGGCGACCTCTCCAGGAACCGCAGCGTCGGCATCCAGATCGGCCAGGGGCGGCGTCTCGACGAGATCCTGGGCGAGATGCGCATGGTGGCCGAAGGCGTCAAGACCACGGAATCGGCGTACAACCTGGCCAGGAAGCTGGGGGTCGAGATGCCCATCATCGACCAGATGTACCAGATGCTCTACCAGAACAAGCCTGCCCGCGAAGCGGTCCTGGAGCTCATGACCAGGAACCTGAAAGCCGAAGGAGCTTAAAAGCAGGTTGAGGCTGAGGTTAAGGTTAAGAGAAATTCTCAACCTCGACCTCGACCTCAACCTGTTTCATCTAAGGATAGGTAATGCAACCACGCTTTGGCATAAGAACCAAACTGCTCCTGTCCATTCTCGCCATCCTTCTCATCTCCTATTCCACCCTGATCTACTCGACCATGAAGACCATGAGCGCATCGTTGCGTTCAGAGGTCGACCGTAACCTCGAAACAAACCTCACCTACGCCCGCAGCCAGTACCGCGACCGCGCCACTGTAATCAATTATTCGCTGCTGCAGCCGGCCACCGCGCCGGTGGTGCAGGGACATGTTGCGTCTGGTGATCGCAAATGGCTGGATGACCGGCTGAAACAGGTGCAC
It encodes the following:
- the recF gene encoding DNA replication/repair protein RecF (All proteins in this family for which functions are known are DNA-binding proteins that assist the filamentation of RecA onto DNA for the initiation of recombination or recombinational repair.), producing MKLIKLKLASFRNLQNIELVPGKKFNVFYGNNGQGKTNLLESIYLLATMKSFKQAKNVELIAFGSEFALVKGIVERDRVSREIAVLLEKQGKKAKIDAKLATRLDDFFGSLNVVLFTPEEITMVRGGPDLRRRYLDRAVFTCDLSYLAAFHDYSKILKNRNALLKVGDGSGMEVWTEQLIQAAQLVIERRKAYLGEIGKLLQGFYSEISGNDETVQIEYRLHGVDEKAFAENPSGALADAIKAHAAEEKRRQTTAIGPHRDDLYFGLNGRSARHFASQGQQRSFVLALKMAEIEYITRCFEAPPVLLLDDMTSELDRERNKNLMDFLKKREMQVFITTTSLSNVAIEEMDDNRTFRIKEGRILE
- the gyrB gene encoding DNA topoisomerase (ATP-hydrolyzing) subunit B, with protein sequence MSSEEQSDYGADKIQILEGLEAVRKRPAMYIGSTAAQGLHHLVYELVDNAIDEALAGYCDAVQVTIHLDGSVTVEDNGRGIPTDMHPTEGRSAAEVVLTVLHAGGKFDNSSYKVSGGLHGVGSSVVNALSTKLELEIRRNGNLYTQSYRRGVPQAPLAITGETKRRGTKITFLPDGEIFETTEFSFDVLSKRLRELAFLNAGVRIKIHDERTEKDHDFFYEGGIRSFVEYLNKNKNLVNPDPIYIKGEKSGVDIEIAMQYNDSYDEKVFSFANNINTHEGGTHLVGFKASLTRTMNNYATANNLLKNVKVAISGDDLREGLTAVISVKISQPQFEGQTKTKLGNSEVKGYVETLMNEKLATYLEENPAMARKILEKSIDAARAREAARKARELTRRKGALEVGTLPGKLADCQEKDPALCELFLVEGDSAGGSAKQGRDRKYQAILPLKGKILNVEKARFDKMLASQEIRTLISALGTSIGKEDFDIAKLRYHRIIIMTDADVDGSHILTLLLTFFFRQMMELIERGYLYIAQPPLYKIKRGRKEQYLKNEAALQAYLLEEGTEEMTLKLGSGSDERVYRGKQIIPILTQLIDYDELFDKVVKKGINELLLKVFLKAGIKPGLEEMSDLIALLPKMKEAYPEVEAQVFDESIIFAFGNLRVKIDQQIFEVLESYEYAMLLDNHKRVRSVMGAGAGVILGPEDKVMFESESQGEILSWFMESAKKGLYIQRYKGLGEMNPEQLWETTMHQENRVLLQVKIEDAVAAEEIFTVLMGDQVEPRRDFIEQNALNVSNLDV
- a CDS encoding NAD(P)H-dependent glycerol-3-phosphate dehydrogenase, translating into MLEKVAVIGAGSWGTTLADLLAKKGHEVTLWAYEPELVLTMRETRENDLFLPGIKLQDGLAFTNDLEEAYRGCTMVLCVVPSQLVRRVITNSLPFIPKDAVVVSASKGIEVDTLATVSEIYQEVLPPEMYARFAALSGPSFAREVAQEMPTAVAAAAADEKIARRVQEAFTTSFFRVYRNADVVGVELGGAIKNVIAIAAGISDGLGFGSNTRAALITRGLAEMTRLGLAMGAQPATFAGLAGMGDLVLTCTGDLSRNRSVGIQIGQGRRLDEILGEMRMVAEGVKTTESAYNLARKLGVEMPIIDQMYQMLYQNKPAREAVLELMTRNLKAEGA
- the gyrA gene encoding DNA gyrase subunit A; the protein is MLNQLNKVSVNIEDEMKRSYMDYAMSVIVGRALPDVRDGLKPVHRRCLYAMYDMSNDWNKPYKKSARVVGDVIGKYHPHGDTAVYDTLVRMAQDFSLRYPLVDGQGNFGSIDGDSPAAMRYTEIRMEQLAHELLNDLDKETVPFGPNYDDSLKEPLVLPSKFPNLLVNGSAGIAVGMATNIPPHNLSEVVDAIVAIIENPQLSFEELVELIPGPDFPTGGFIYGREGIMKAYSTGRGIIQMRAKVQIETQKKTERQSIVVTEIPYQVNKAKLVEKIAELVKEKKIEGISDLRDESDREGMRIVIELKKDENPTIILNHLYKQTQMQSSFGIIMLAIVHNRPRVLTLKETIEFFIEHRKEIVTRRTIFDLKKAEARAHILEGLKIALDNLDEVIALIKASASPAEAKVGLMEKFGLSDLQAQAILDMRLHRLTGLEREKILEELREILKYIARLKEILASEAEILKIIVGELLELKDKFGDKRRSEIVMQTADISLEDTIVEEDMVVTISHTGYIKRNAVTLYRAQRRGGKGKTGMKTKEEDFVEQLFIASTKDYLMFFTDAGKVYWLKVYEIPEAGRAARGKAIVNLLNLANNEKITTILPVKEFVDDKFIMMATRNGVVKKTNMMEYSHPRVGGIIAVNLDEGDKLISVALTDGKQDVLLATANGKAIRFKEDDVRTVGRVSRGVRGMTLEDEDVVIGMEILNENFTDSTIFTVTENGYGKRTEISEYRTQSRGGKGIITIKTTERNGQVVDIKQVVDDNDLMLITDQGKILRVSVAGFSIIGRNTQGVRLMVKEENERVVAVARLAEKEDQEENEEENDIDEIVELEGDGGEGEE
- a CDS encoding HEAT repeat domain-containing protein, with translation MKVDNSLNERRDILDLLVRLKGDGISISEMERIGHKFQEAGKRALRPLVRELWRENSGELITKYTYILDFFDTQDWLDQLIQIALKRQDLAADGKAALMIALEGYGVDVHSPPFKQEKTGSGGTSLGQQVQGAMQLGEEGMVTFLDDFLSYPAEVQQIVIRELCHSGDSQSPRLLEAMLWHEDRDLVHSALAALGKIRDPHAAGVLQDFLADCDAELAPFAEKALRRLRFLGVAVPPPRKLLPFHAGYATPPDGDGYRSLLLSRWAGPDTVSVLYMQVHERRGVLAAWGAGELTLDNFLAEVDGFRMQDNLIEVAPAYLLDLVRDALYWSRDLCYLPADFYMRRGIFAGEDMTPARFTEKLTGLPRSRRLSFQEGEHLAQRLFADTFFSGWFMADQRVYDFAEEYRSGKGEQVLERFCAELLAPELELIRERLLVSADLMRRCGRDSFEVARVVGLADSLVDNPLPHHLHPFLRRFAMESMEIARESLERGDDPPLRAVEEL